Proteins from a single region of Gossypium arboreum isolate Shixiya-1 chromosome 1, ASM2569848v2, whole genome shotgun sequence:
- the LOC108483009 gene encoding glycerophosphodiester phosphodiesterase GDPDL4, whose translation MGSLRGISIAIFVVQALLASVALVSAQGSATPSRWQTLSGEAPVVIARGGFSGIFSDSSFGAYSLALETGPSDVILWCDVQLTKDGAGICFPDLKLDNNSNIATIFSDKPVTYLVNGVSTKGLFSIDYTLKDLGSVYLSQGIYSRTNKFDGNNYQIMTVQDTYTQLKPLGFWLNIQHDAFYAAHNLSMRSFVLSVTRNAKVTVDYISSPEVAFLRNIAPIFRRSSTKVVFRFLGRKDVEPSTNQTYDSLLTNLTFIKTFAAGIIVPKCYIWPVDGALYLQPSTSIVLDAHKEGLEVFASDFYNDVPFSFNYSYDPVAEYLQFVDNGKFSVDGVLTDFPITPAAAIDCFAHIGKNASKQADLLVISNNGASGDYPGCTNMAYSKAIQDGVDVLDCPVQMTKDGIPICLGSINLIESTDIVRTGFSNLTTTVPEIMQSSGIFTYNLSWSDIKSLKPVISSPQSQYKLFRNPKFQNAGKYLQLSEFLRMANTTSSLNGVLISIENAAYLAKQGFGVTDAVLKALNEAGYDKQTTQKVMIQSSSSSVLMKFKGKTNYQLVYKIDEDIGGAQSSTIDDIKRFASAVVISKDSVFPENSAFLAGATDVVSRLQAANLSVLVQTFRNEFTSQAWDFFSDATVEINSFYVGAGINGVITDFPKTSDRYRRNRCLKRGNKIPTYMSPVPPGSLLQLVTTDYLPPAEAPKPYLTESDVVEPPLPPVAKTTSISTPSGTVAAAPAPNGQPKVAASIIVPLMAMLLAMYYRFEI comes from the exons ATGGGAAGCTTGCGTGGCATTTCGATTGCCATTTTTGTAGTTCAAGCTCTGTTAGCTTCAGTAGCTTTGGTTTCAGCTCAAGGATCTGCTACTCCTTCTCGTTGGCAGACTTTAAGCG GGGAAGCACCCGTTGTCATAGCTCGTGGTGGATTTTCAGGAATATTTTCAGACTCCAGTTTTGGAGCTTATAGTTTGGCTTTAGAAACGGGTCCTTCTGATGTGATCTTGTGGTGTGATGTGCAATTAACAAAAGATGGAGCCGGGATTTGCTTTCCTGATCTTAAGCTAGATAACAATTCTAACATTGCAACTATTTTCAGTGATAAGCCGGTGACTTACCTTGTTAATGGGGTCTCTACCAAGGGACTTTTTTCTATTGATTATACTCTCAAGGATCTTGGAAGTGTTTATT TAAGTCAAGGTATCTACTCTCGGACGAATAAGTTTGATGGAAATAATTACCAAATTATGACCGTTCAGGATACCTATACCCAACTGAAACCACTTGGATTTTGGTTGAATATTCAG CATGATGCATTTTATGCAGCACACAACTTGAGCATGAGAAGCTTCGTACTTTCTGTAACTAGAAATGCAAAAGTTACTGTTGACTATATCTCGTCACCGGAGGTAGCTTTCTTGCGAAACATTGCTCCAATTTTCCGAAGAAGTTCAACAAAGGTTGTCTTCCGATTTCTAGGACGGAAGGATGTGGAACCTTCAACAAATCAGACCTATGATTCTCTCTTAACAAATCTGACATTTATCAAGACATTTGCCGCTGGAATCATTGTACCAAAGTGTTATATATGGCCTGTAGATGGAGCTCTTTACTTGCAACCTTCTACCTCTATTGTCTTGGATGCTCACAAAGAAGGGCTAGAAGTTTTTGCGTCAGACTTTTATAATGATGTTCCATTCAGCTTCAATTACTCATATGACCCAGTAGCTGAGTACCTTCAGTTTGTTGACAATGGTAAATTCTCTGTTGATGGGGTTTTAACCGACTTCCCAATAACTCCAGCAGCAGCTATAG ATTGTTTTGCTCACATAGGAAAAAATGCTTCAAAACAAG CGGACCTTTTGGTCATATCAAATAATGGAGCAAGTGGAGACTATCCTGGTTGTACTAACATGGCATATTCAAAAGCTATTCAAGATGGTGTAGATGTTCTTGACTGTCCTGTTCAAATGACAAAGGATGGAATACCTATTTGCTTGGGCTCTATAAATCTTATAGAGAGCACCGACATTGTCCGAACAGGCTTTAGCAATCTTACAACAACTGTGCCAGAGATTATGCAGAGCAGTGGAATATTTACCTACAACCTGTCATGGAGTGATATTAAAAGTTTGAAAC CTGTAATATCAAGCCCACAGTCACAGTACAAATTGTTTCGAAATCCAAAGTTCCAAAATGCTGGGAAGTACTTACAGTTATCTGAATTTTTAAGAATGGCAAACACCACTAGCTCTCTAAATGGTGTCTTAATCAGCATAGAG AATGCTGCTTACCTTGCAAAGCAGGGATTTGGTGTGACTGATGCAGTGCTTAAGGCCTTGAACGAAGCTGGCTACGATAAACAAACAACTCAAAAAGTTATGATACAGTCCAGTAGTAGCTCTGTTTTAATGAAATTCAAGGGTAAAACCAACTATCAGCTTGTCTACAAGATTGACGAAGATATTGGTGGTGCTCAAAGTTCAACAATTGATGACATTAAGAGATTTGCTAGTGCTGTTGTCATTAGCAAGGACTCTGTGTTTCCTGAAAATTCAGCATTCCTTGCTGGTGCGACAGATGTTGTATCAAGGCTACAAGCTGCTAATCTCTCTGTACTTGTTCAAACCTTCAGAAATGAGTTTACATCTCAAGCATGGGACTTCTTCTCTGATGCAACTGTTGAGATCAATTCCTTCTATGTGGGAGCCGGTATTAATGGTGTCATTACAGACTTCCCAAAGACCTCTGATAGATACCGGA GAAACCGATGCTTGAAGAGAGGCAACAAGATACCCACTTACATGAGTCCTGTGCCGCCTGGCAGCCTTTTGCAACTAGTCACAACTGATTACTTGCCACCAGCTGAAGCTCCAAAACCCTACCTGACTGAGTCAGATGTTGTTGAGCCTCCTTTGCCTCCCGTTGCCAAAACAACCTCGATTTCTACTCCATCTGGCACTGTAGCAGCAGCCCCAGCACCAAACGGACAGCCTAAAGTTGCTGCCTCTATCATTGTACCACTTATGGCTATGCTTCTTGCCATGTATTACCGTTTTGAAATCTGA
- the LOC108480666 gene encoding sodium/hydrogen exchanger 4 isoform X2 — MFEFVRNLAHEHEQVVPISVFVAILCLCLVIGHLLEENRWVNESITAILIGGIAGTVILFLNKGKSSHILRFSEELFFIYLLPPIIFNAGFQVKKKQFFQNFITIMLFGVIGVFISTSIITAGSWWLFPKLGFFGLTAREYLAVGTIFSSTDTVCTLQVLHQDENPLLYSLVFGEGVVNDATSVVLFNAIQKIDVSRINSRTSFQLIGDFIYLFSTSTALGVTFGLVTAYSLKTLYFGRHSTVRELAIMVLMAYLSYMLAELLDLSGILTVFFCGILMSHYAWYNVTESSRITTRHIFAMMSFVAETFIFLYVGMDALDMEKWKMTRLSVGTLMASFGTLVFLILVGRAAFVFPLSAFSNYLNKHPDRSKPLTFRHQVVIWWAGLMRGAVSIALAFKQFTFSGVTWDPVNAAMITNTIIVVLFTTLHVTDTSDEAQGSKSPKEDITLPLLSFEGSASTNILRAKDSLSMLIERPVYTIHFYWRKFDDRYMRPIFGGPISSPPEC; from the exons ATGTTTGAGTTTGTAAGAAACTTAGCTCATGAGCATGAGCAGGTGGTGCCAATCTCAGTGTTTGTGGCAATTCTCTGCCTATGTTTAGTTATAGGACATTTGCTTGAAGAGAACCGATGGGTCAATGAATCAATCACTGCGATCTTAATT GGAGGCATAGCAGGAACAGTAATCTTGTTCTTGAACAAAGGAAAAAGCTCTCACATCCTTAGGTTCAGTGAAGAGTTGTTCTTCATTTATCTCCTCCCACCTATTATATTCAATGCAGG ATTTCAGGTGAAGAAGAAACAATTTTTTCAGAACTTCATAACCATCATGCTGTTTGGAGTAATCGGGGTTTTTATCTCTACCTCGATTATTACAGCCG GCAGTTGGTGGCTGTTTCCCAAGCTAGGATTTTTTGGTTTGACTGCACGAGAATATCTCG CTGTAGGAACTATTTTCTCATCAACAGATACAGTTTGTACATTGCAG GTCCTTCATCAAGATGAAAATCCTTTATTGTACAGCCTAGTGTTTGGAGAAGGAGTAGTGAATGATGCAACATCAGTAGTTCTCTTCAACGCAATTCAAAAGATCGATGTTTCGAGAATTAACAGCCGAACATCTTTCCAGTTGATTGGTGATTTCATTTACCTTTTCTCTACAAGTACTGCTCTTGGAGTTACT TTCGGACTTGTAACAGCGTATTCTCTCAAAACCTTATACTTTGGAAG ACATTCAACTGTTCGTGAACTTGCTATTATGGTTTTAATGGCATATCTGTCTTACATGTTAGCTGAG CTGTTAGACCTTAGTGGGATTCTCACTGTTTTCTTCTGCGGAATTCTGATGTCACACTATGCATGGTACAATGTGACCGAAAGTTCAAGAATCACGACAAG gCATATATTTGCAATGATGTCATTTGTTGCAGAAACCTTCATCTTTCTCTATGTAGGAATGGATGCTCTTGACATGGAGAAATGGAAGATGACTCGACTAAG TGTTGGGACTTTAATGGCCAGCTTTGGAACCTTAGTTTTTCTAATATTGGTCGGACGTGCTGCATTTGTGTTCCCTCTCTCTGCTTTCTCCAATTATTTGAACAAGCATCCCGATAGATCAAAACCATTAACTTTCAGACACCAG GTGGTTATTTGGTGGGCTGGGCTAATGCGAGGGGCAGTATCAATTGCTttggcttttaaacaa TTCACATTTTCTGGTGTGACATGGGATCCGGTCAATGCAGCAATGATAACAAACACTATAATCGTTGTTCTCTTTACTACTCTG CATGTAACTGACACAAGTGACGAGGCTCAGGGATCGAAATCCCCGAAGGAGGACATCACCCTACCTTTGCTATCCTTTGAGGGATCTGCCTCGACCAATATCCTTCGAGCAAAGGATAGTTTGAGTATGTTGATCGAAAGGCCTGTGTACACCATACATTTCtactggagaaagttcgatgacAGGTATATGAGACCGATATTTGGAGGCCCTATTAGCAGTCCACCAGAATGTTAA
- the LOC108480666 gene encoding sodium/hydrogen exchanger 4 isoform X1, producing the protein MFEFVRNLAHEHEQVVPISVFVAILCLCLVIGHLLEENRWVNESITAILIGGIAGTVILFLNKGKSSHILRFSEELFFIYLLPPIIFNAGFQVKKKQFFQNFITIMLFGVIGVFISTSIITAGSWWLFPKLGFFGLTAREYLAVGTIFSSTDTVCTLQVLHQDENPLLYSLVFGEGVVNDATSVVLFNAIQKIDVSRINSRTSFQLIGDFIYLFSTSTALGVTFGLVTAYSLKTLYFGRHSTVRELAIMVLMAYLSYMLAELLDLSGILTVFFCGILMSHYAWYNVTESSRITTRHIFAMMSFVAETFIFLYVGMDALDMEKWKMTRLSVGTLMASFGTLVFLILVGRAAFVFPLSAFSNYLNKHPDRSKPLTFRHQVVIWWAGLMRGAVSIALAFKQFTFSGVTWDPVNAAMITNTIIVVLFTTLVFGFLTKPLILCLLPQHVTDTSDEAQGSKSPKEDITLPLLSFEGSASTNILRAKDSLSMLIERPVYTIHFYWRKFDDRYMRPIFGGPISSPPEC; encoded by the exons ATGTTTGAGTTTGTAAGAAACTTAGCTCATGAGCATGAGCAGGTGGTGCCAATCTCAGTGTTTGTGGCAATTCTCTGCCTATGTTTAGTTATAGGACATTTGCTTGAAGAGAACCGATGGGTCAATGAATCAATCACTGCGATCTTAATT GGAGGCATAGCAGGAACAGTAATCTTGTTCTTGAACAAAGGAAAAAGCTCTCACATCCTTAGGTTCAGTGAAGAGTTGTTCTTCATTTATCTCCTCCCACCTATTATATTCAATGCAGG ATTTCAGGTGAAGAAGAAACAATTTTTTCAGAACTTCATAACCATCATGCTGTTTGGAGTAATCGGGGTTTTTATCTCTACCTCGATTATTACAGCCG GCAGTTGGTGGCTGTTTCCCAAGCTAGGATTTTTTGGTTTGACTGCACGAGAATATCTCG CTGTAGGAACTATTTTCTCATCAACAGATACAGTTTGTACATTGCAG GTCCTTCATCAAGATGAAAATCCTTTATTGTACAGCCTAGTGTTTGGAGAAGGAGTAGTGAATGATGCAACATCAGTAGTTCTCTTCAACGCAATTCAAAAGATCGATGTTTCGAGAATTAACAGCCGAACATCTTTCCAGTTGATTGGTGATTTCATTTACCTTTTCTCTACAAGTACTGCTCTTGGAGTTACT TTCGGACTTGTAACAGCGTATTCTCTCAAAACCTTATACTTTGGAAG ACATTCAACTGTTCGTGAACTTGCTATTATGGTTTTAATGGCATATCTGTCTTACATGTTAGCTGAG CTGTTAGACCTTAGTGGGATTCTCACTGTTTTCTTCTGCGGAATTCTGATGTCACACTATGCATGGTACAATGTGACCGAAAGTTCAAGAATCACGACAAG gCATATATTTGCAATGATGTCATTTGTTGCAGAAACCTTCATCTTTCTCTATGTAGGAATGGATGCTCTTGACATGGAGAAATGGAAGATGACTCGACTAAG TGTTGGGACTTTAATGGCCAGCTTTGGAACCTTAGTTTTTCTAATATTGGTCGGACGTGCTGCATTTGTGTTCCCTCTCTCTGCTTTCTCCAATTATTTGAACAAGCATCCCGATAGATCAAAACCATTAACTTTCAGACACCAG GTGGTTATTTGGTGGGCTGGGCTAATGCGAGGGGCAGTATCAATTGCTttggcttttaaacaa TTCACATTTTCTGGTGTGACATGGGATCCGGTCAATGCAGCAATGATAACAAACACTATAATCGTTGTTCTCTTTACTACTCTG GTATTCGGTTTCCTAACAAAGCCCCTTATACTCTGCCTGCTTCCGCAGCATGTAACTGACACAAGTGACGAGGCTCAGGGATCGAAATCCCCGAAGGAGGACATCACCCTACCTTTGCTATCCTTTGAGGGATCTGCCTCGACCAATATCCTTCGAGCAAAGGATAGTTTGAGTATGTTGATCGAAAGGCCTGTGTACACCATACATTTCtactggagaaagttcgatgacAGGTATATGAGACCGATATTTGGAGGCCCTATTAGCAGTCCACCAGAATGTTAA